The region CGTACCCGGTGTGATCCCCACCAGCGTGCAGTGTCTGGCCACTTACTTGCGCATGACCCGGCACCCCGCTTTTCGCTCGCGCCGAGAGGAGTTGCTCGATTTTTCGCGGGGTGTCCTTCTCGGGAGTGATAATCAGACAACCTGCATTGCTGTCCGCCTGCAAGAAAGTGAACGGGCCGTTGATTCCGCTGGTCAACCCATCTCGCGTGGTCAGACGATTGCCAAACTACGGGCTTTGGCCGAGAAGCAGTCCTTTCCCACGTTCGTGATTGGCGAGCCGATTCTCGTTCACGATATGTTCCGCTATGCCCAGGAAGATGGCGAGTTCATGGGCTGGGCCGCTTCGGCTCTCTTGATTGGCGTGGTGCTTTTCTTTCTGCGCGATCTTCGTTCGGTCATTCTGCCGTTTGTCATTGTGCAGATGACGATTCTTTGGACGAAAGCCGGCCTGTGGGCCTCCCATCTGGAACTGACCATGGTCAGTTCTGTCCTCGGTTCACTGCTGACGATTATTGGTGTCTCTACTGTCGTTTATATGTCGCTCTATTATCACGAATTGCGACAGTCGCTGGATCGAGAAACTGCCTTCCGTCGCATGCTGCAGGTTATTGGCATCGATATCATTTTCGTCTGCCTAACCACTGCAGCCGGCTTTGCGGCTCAGCTTTCGAGCCACCTGCATCCCGTGCAGTCGTTTGGCATCACCATGGTCCTTGGGTCACTGCTGGTGCTGGTCGCAATGACACTTGTCCTTCCCGGAGGGATGTTACTCGGCCCGGATCGAGCCGGTGCTCAAAAGCCACGCGGCGATCAGCAGGTCAGTCAGTGGCTCGCTTCACTCACCCAGTTCGTGCTGGCGCACCGCTTCTGGATGGGGATCGTTACTCTGGCGGCTGTGATCTATGGGATGGCGGGCCTGATGCAATTGCAGGTGGAAACCGATTTCACCAAGAACTTCCGCTCGTCCAGCCCTGTGGTGAAATCACTCGATTTTCTCGAAACCCGCCTCGGGGGAGCTGGCCTTTGGGAAGTTAATTTTCCGGCTCCCCATCGACTGACCGACGAACATCTCGATAAAGTCCGGCAGCTGGCCGAAAATCTGCGTGGCTTGATCGGCACAGCCGAAGGTCAAGGTCTGACGAAAGTCGTCGCGATGACCGATGGGCTTGATCTTGTCCCTTTGCTCCCGTTTTTAATCCCTGATGCACAGGCCCAATCACGCTGGCTGAACTCTCTCCAGCCTGAATTTGTTCCCAGTCTTTACAATGCCGAACAAGGCCGGATGCGCATCATGCTCCGCGGGCTGGAGAGACAATCGGCCCGAGAAAAACAGGCACTGATTGATCGCGTCGAAACACTCGCCAAAGAACAGTTCCCTGATGCCAAAGTGACCGGACTCTTTGTTCTCCTGAATTACCTGATCGACAGCCTGCTGCAGGATCAACGCACCGATCTCATGGTGGGAGCACTCGGCCTGATTGCCATTATGTCTATTGCCTATCGCTCGATTGTCATGGGCTTTGTCTCGCTTGTACCCAATGTTCTGCCCATCATGCTCCTTCTGGGAACCATGGGCTGGCTCGGGCTACGCGTGAATATTGGTACCGCCATGATTTCCAGCGATACCATGGGGCTCACCATTCACGACAGCATTTTCTATATGTCGGCCTACTTGCGGGCCAGACGATCAGGCCTCAATTTTCAGGGGGCCTTAGGAGAAGTACAGACCGAAGTCCGCAAGCCGCTCATCTATTCGAATGTGGCCTTAATCCTCGGGTTTTTAGTGCTGACAACCAGTCACTTTGTCCCGTTGATCACCTTTGGAGTTCTGGTCAGTACGGCCATCGCTGGTGGATTGTTGGTGAATCTGCTCCTCTTGCCTCCACTCCTGCAACTGGTGGATCGACCCTGGCTGGGCCTGGCACCAGACTCTGCCCGGACTGCTGGCCCTGAAGAAACCGCTGGCACTGAGCAGAATCCTGTCGAGCCAACATCTTCAGTTTGACCCTATGAGACTTGGCTCGCAAAACGAGACCTGGCTCAACTGATCCGCACGACAAAATTCCCGGGCAAGCGTCGCACCAGCTTTTTGATCTCCAGTACGGTCAATGTCGACAAAGCGCGCGAATACTCCAGACCGCACTGTGTCAGCACAGTATCGACAGGCGTGGCTTCAATCCCGACCAGTTGCAGCAGTTTCTGCTCCTGATCATTCAGTAAAAGCTCCCGAGGCTGCTGCACCACTTGCCCGCCGGGTTTTTGCACCGGAGCGGAAAGATGTCCCAAAGCTTCCAGCACATCTTCGACATGCCGCACGAGGATGGCACCATCTCGAATCAGCTTGAGGCAACCTTTTGAGGCATCGGAATCGACTCGTCCGGGTACTGCCAGCACATCGCGGTGCTGCTCCATGGCGTGCCGGGCGGTATGGAGTGAGCCACTCTTTTCAGAGGCTTCGATCACCAGCGTCGCCAGTGAGAGACCACTGATAATGCGATTTCTTTGAGGAAACTGTGGTGCAATCGCCGGGACATCAGGAGCATATTCGCTGATCAAGGCTCCCTGCTCGACAACTTGCCTAGCCAGTTCGATATGTTCTCGCGGGTAAAGTTGATTGATCCCGCCTCCCAGCACAGCCAGAGTTCGCCCACCAGCTTCTAATGCGGCCCGATGGGCTAAACCATCCACTCCACGCGCCAGTCCGCTGACAATAGTGACCCCTGCGCGAGCCAATCCGCCAGCAAAGTTTTTCGCCATCTGCTCGCCATACACACTTGGGCTGCGGGATCCAACAATCGCGACGGACAACTGGTCTGCAGCAGTCACGGATCCTTGAATGAAGAGGACCGGGGGCGGTCGATCAATTTCCTTGAGGCGTACCGGATAGTCGTCCCGGTTGAGACAAGTGGCTCGAATGTTCAGCGCCTCACATTGCTGAAGTGTCTGTCGTGCTTCGGCCCGATCGCGTCCTAAAGAGACTCTGCTTGCCAGAGTGGATGATAATCCTGCCTGTTCCAGCACAGCCGCACTGGCCTCCAGTACAGCCGTCGGGCTCCCCAGATGTTGAATGAGCCGTTCGTAGGTGGCCGGGCCGATTTTGGGAATCAGCATCAGTTGCAAGGCATCGACAAGGGCAGCATCTGTCATCCCGAATCACTCTCTCCTGATCGTCGCCAAGACCCCGGACCCTCGTGATTTTGACCATCCACCACAAAAACATAACATTTCCAGATCAATAATACCGCACAAATGATCACATTTTATAGACTGTCGAAACGCTTTGTGCCAGTTTTTGATCTTCCGGACTCAATTCTTCGTTACTGACAACTGACGCGCACAGTGAATTCCAAACGTTCTCATCACCGCATTCGTGATGATCGCGAGTGAATTGTTCGTCAATCCGTTCACTGAACGACACAACGTGGCAGCATGCAACGCAAGGGAGTCCTTACTTATGCCCACAAACTCAAAAACTCAGGAAGTGAATTCGAGAGCCATGCACAGAATCCAGCGCTCACTGTTTTTCACCCCCTTGCTCCTGGGGCTAATTTCCCTCACAGGCTTTTCAAACGCTGCCCAGGCAGAGACATCAATTCAGGATGAAGCCAGTTTCTTTTCACCTGCTGCGAAAGAGACCGCCCTCAGCCGGCTGAAGGCCCTCGAAGCCAAGACGGGTCATGAAGTTCAGCTGCAGACGGTCGCAACACTCCCAGAACCGTGGAAAGGTCAACTCGCCAGCGGTCAGCCGAAGCAGGGGGTGTTTGTCGATTTCACCAAAGATCGCGGCCAACTGGCTAAGGCGAAAGGTCTGTTCATTCTCGTGGTGAAAGATCCGGCTCATCTCGAAGTGGCTGCTGATCGTCGGTTAAGAAATGCAGGGTTTACGACCAGTCAGCGGAATGCTGTGGCCGAAACTTTGCTCAATGGCTTTCGAGCGAAAGATTATGACGACGGCCTGCTCGCCACCGTCACTTTGATCGAGAAAGAGTTCGGAACTCTTCGTTCACCCTCGGCAGCACCAGTGCAGGCCAAAGAATCAGCGGCTGCCCCTGCCAATACTTTACCAGCTAAGCCAGCTGGTGAGGGTGATCTGGGTGGTTGGGGATGGGTGCTCGGGATCGGAGCCGTGGTGCTGATCGTCATGATTGGGATGTCATTGCTGCGGGCTCTGTTTGGTGGCGGAGCGGGTGCTGGTGCCGGGATGGGTGGAGGCGGTGGCATGGGCTTTGGCGGTTCATTACTTACGGGCCTGTTCGGTGCCATGGCTGGCCACTACCTGTATGACACATTTTTCAACAACCATAGCCACGGCAGTGCCTTTGGTAATGATGCGACCAGCGGCATGGATGACCCGAATCGCAACGACTGGGGTTCGGGTGGCGACTTCGGTGATTCCAGCGGCTTTAGTGGTGGTGATTTTGGCGGCGGTGACTTCGGTGGCGGTGGTGATTTTTAGTCGCCAACCCATGTTGCCGAACAGGAGTTAGCCAACCAGACACTCCTCCGAGAGCCATTGCTGGATTGCCAGCAGTGGCTCTCCTGCTGTTGACTCAACATCGAACCTCTTTGCTGGCCTCAACCCACTAAGGCTTCCATTCTGATGCTCACCCCCAACCTAAGTGCTTATCGCAACCTTCGCATGTCCAGGTGAGAGTGGGTCGAGCATCCAGAACATCCCGCGATGGGGTCGTTCGTCGATTGTTCGCCAAATACGTTCGGACTCGCCCTCATCCCGACCTTCTCCCGTCGGAACCGGAGAAGGGGTAAAACCCTCATCTTCAATCCCGTTTTCCGTGGAAGAAATACTTCACGAGTTGCCGATTAAAAATGGTGCTGCAGTAAGATTGATGGCATACTGAATTGAAAGCTATTGCTGAATAATCGGCCCAGATGCTGTTGGTCGGCTGAAGGCGGGAGGCGAGATGAACACGCTCGACACAACGTTTCCTGCGACGAATGCTGCCGCATCACAAGCGCCGAGCGAAAAGTCGGTCGCGGTCGCATTTTCGCCAGCTCAAAGTTCCACGCCGGCTGGCAGTGAATCCCTTTCCTGGCTGGGAGTCCGCCCCAGTCACGCGGCAGGTTTTGTCCTGAGTGTGGCTTTTCATGCCTGGCTGCTCATGACGTTGTTTCGACTCGAGGTGATTTCACCATTCGAAATGATCTACAGTTCGATTGAAACCCGGTTTTCTGCCGAGGTCGAACCCCCCATCGTGCTGGAAGAGACACCTGTCTTCGAGCTCGCCAACCCGGACGATCGTGAGTTGCCTCAAGTCATGGCCATGAACAGTACGGCTGTCGGAAGAGCCATTGCCGATCGCCCCGAGCTGGCCGTCCCTGCCGAATTCCGCCAGCGGTTTGAACTCGCACCACCGGCTCCACCGATTATTGATATTCCCGAAGGTGTTGAACTGAGTGACACAATTGTCGTACCTGGAACAACCGGCCAGGCCATGGTTCAGTTGGATGCCGCACTCGATCGGATCACCTGGGAGATCGCTCAAAATCTCAAAGAGAAGAAAGTCCTCGTCGTCTGGGTGCTTGATGCTTCGGCCAGTATCGTCAAGCAGAGGCAACAGATTGCCAATCGCTTGAAACGCATCTACAGCGAGCTGGATGCACTTGATGAGAAAGGTGAATTTGGCCGGGCGACACAACCACTGATCAGTGGCGTCGTGACCTTCGGAGCTTCGACGAACTTCATCACACCTCAGCCCACCGACAATGCCGATGATGTGACGCGGGCCATCGCTGAAGCACCGACAGACCCCAGTGGTGTTGAGAATACATTTACAGCCGTCTCTCAAGTTCTTTCACAGTGGGGAGACTATCGCCACACACAAAACCGGCGGCTGATGATTCTGGTCATCACCGACGAAGCGGGCGATGATCATGGCCCGCCGCTCGAGCTGGCGATCAGCCGATGCCGGAACTTTGGAGCGAAGGCCTATGTCGTCGGCCCGGCGGCACCTTTCGGGCGCCGGCAGGGCTTCGTCGATTATGTCGCTCCGGAAGATGGAAAGACTTATCGCCTGCCAGTCGACCTCGGCCCGGAGACAGTGGTTGCCGAAGGGGTCGATCTTCCCTTCTGGTATGACGGGCCGCAGTACACCTATCTGAGCAGCGGCTTTGGCCCTTATGCGCTCACCAGGCTGGTTCATGAAACAGGTGGCATCTACTTCATGACGAACCTGACCACGACTCAGTCGTTGTCGATCACCGGTGAGTTTGACAGCCAGAAGATGAAACCTTTCGAGCCTGAGTATCGCTACGGCACACCTCAAGACCTGCTGCGGGTCCTCTCGAAAAACCCGTTGCGAGCCAGTGTGGTGACGGCGGCCGAGTTCAGCCAGGCCACGAAGATTCGTTCACTCGGAACACCGCCCATGGAGTTTCGCGTGCAGCCGGGGAATTTCCGCCAGCAACTCACGCGGGCTCAGGAGTCGGTCGCGATTACTTCGGCAGCCATTGAACGGATCCTTGCCAACTATCCTCAGGGGATGGAGCGGCAGGGAGCCGACAAGTTCCTGGCCCAGGAAAAGCATCCTCGCTGGCGCGTGGCGTTTATGCTGGGTTATGGCCGCTTACTGGCACAGAAGGCGAGAGCCTACGAATACAACTCGGCCTGTGCTCAACTGAAGACCAAAATGGGCGATGAAGACGTTGCCAAAAAGAGCAACCACTGGATCTTCCGCCCCGAGCCTGAATTGCAGTATGCGCCCATCTTCAAAAAGACGGCCGATCAGGCCAATAAACTCCTGCAGATGGTCATTGACGAAGCCCCGGGAACACCCTGGGCGCTTCTGGCTCAACGCGAGCTGCAGGATGGTTTTGGCATCCGCGTGGTGGAACGGTTTATTCCTCCACCGCCGCCCGTGACCGCCAGGCCACAGCCGCCGGCCCAGCCCAAACTTGCACCCAAGTTTGCACCGGAACCAAAGCCTCAGAAACCTGCACCACCACCACCGCCCAAACCCGTGTTGCCGAAGCTGTAATACGAACGCCAATATTCAACTGCGCTCCTTGGTAAAGGGTGGCTGGGGTTGAGCGTCTTCGAACCCCCAGTTCACCGAGAATCGCTGGGGGTTCGAAGACTCAACCCCAGTCACCCGCCTCGCAGTTGTTTATTAGAATCCGTATTTCAAACAACTTGGCGGCATAGCCCATCAAGGGTGGCCGGGCCAACTTGTGGCCTGGTTGTCGTGATCGAGAGATTCACGCGTCAATCACGCCAGCCAGCTTCAAAAAATTCTTGAGCAGGTCGATCCCACCCTGTGTGAGAAAACTTTCGGGGTGAAACTGCACACCATGAATTGGGTAGGTTTTGTGTCTTAGGCCCATGACCTCGCGTGGATGACCTGGGTCTTCCACCCAGGCAGTCACTTCCAGATCGGTACTTAACGTCGCTTCTGGCACAATCAGGCTGTGGTAGCGCGTGCAGGTCATTGGAGTGGGTAAGCCCGCGAACAATCCCT is a window of Planctopirus limnophila DSM 3776 DNA encoding:
- the dprA gene encoding DNA-processing protein DprA, coding for MTDAALVDALQLMLIPKIGPATYERLIQHLGSPTAVLEASAAVLEQAGLSSTLASRVSLGRDRAEARQTLQQCEALNIRATCLNRDDYPVRLKEIDRPPPVLFIQGSVTAADQLSVAIVGSRSPSVYGEQMAKNFAGGLARAGVTIVSGLARGVDGLAHRAALEAGGRTLAVLGGGINQLYPREHIELARQVVEQGALISEYAPDVPAIAPQFPQRNRIISGLSLATLVIEASEKSGSLHTARHAMEQHRDVLAVPGRVDSDASKGCLKLIRDGAILVRHVEDVLEALGHLSAPVQKPGGQVVQQPRELLLNDQEQKLLQLVGIEATPVDTVLTQCGLEYSRALSTLTVLEIKKLVRRLPGNFVVRIS
- a CDS encoding efflux RND transporter permease subunit, yielding MSDSDSSGQSPAPSQTTHQGPVILPNPWRDWVIDGLIKYRVWWLLLACLMTAISIWPAGQLKFDESIESMYAPGNPHLRDYLESKKWFGGDEFIFIAYHDPELFEEAGENRLSQLADEVSAVPGVIPTSVQCLATYLRMTRHPAFRSRREELLDFSRGVLLGSDNQTTCIAVRLQESERAVDSAGQPISRGQTIAKLRALAEKQSFPTFVIGEPILVHDMFRYAQEDGEFMGWAASALLIGVVLFFLRDLRSVILPFVIVQMTILWTKAGLWASHLELTMVSSVLGSLLTIIGVSTVVYMSLYYHELRQSLDRETAFRRMLQVIGIDIIFVCLTTAAGFAAQLSSHLHPVQSFGITMVLGSLLVLVAMTLVLPGGMLLGPDRAGAQKPRGDQQVSQWLASLTQFVLAHRFWMGIVTLAAVIYGMAGLMQLQVETDFTKNFRSSSPVVKSLDFLETRLGGAGLWEVNFPAPHRLTDEHLDKVRQLAENLRGLIGTAEGQGLTKVVAMTDGLDLVPLLPFLIPDAQAQSRWLNSLQPEFVPSLYNAEQGRMRIMLRGLERQSAREKQALIDRVETLAKEQFPDAKVTGLFVLLNYLIDSLLQDQRTDLMVGALGLIAIMSIAYRSIVMGFVSLVPNVLPIMLLLGTMGWLGLRVNIGTAMISSDTMGLTIHDSIFYMSAYLRARRSGLNFQGALGEVQTEVRKPLIYSNVALILGFLVLTTSHFVPLITFGVLVSTAIAGGLLVNLLLLPPLLQLVDRPWLGLAPDSARTAGPEETAGTEQNPVEPTSSV
- a CDS encoding TPM domain-containing protein, whose protein sequence is MPTNSKTQEVNSRAMHRIQRSLFFTPLLLGLISLTGFSNAAQAETSIQDEASFFSPAAKETALSRLKALEAKTGHEVQLQTVATLPEPWKGQLASGQPKQGVFVDFTKDRGQLAKAKGLFILVVKDPAHLEVAADRRLRNAGFTTSQRNAVAETLLNGFRAKDYDDGLLATVTLIEKEFGTLRSPSAAPVQAKESAAAPANTLPAKPAGEGDLGGWGWVLGIGAVVLIVMIGMSLLRALFGGGAGAGAGMGGGGGMGFGGSLLTGLFGAMAGHYLYDTFFNNHSHGSAFGNDATSGMDDPNRNDWGSGGDFGDSSGFSGGDFGGGDFGGGGDF
- a CDS encoding vWA domain-containing protein; translated protein: MNTLDTTFPATNAAASQAPSEKSVAVAFSPAQSSTPAGSESLSWLGVRPSHAAGFVLSVAFHAWLLMTLFRLEVISPFEMIYSSIETRFSAEVEPPIVLEETPVFELANPDDRELPQVMAMNSTAVGRAIADRPELAVPAEFRQRFELAPPAPPIIDIPEGVELSDTIVVPGTTGQAMVQLDAALDRITWEIAQNLKEKKVLVVWVLDASASIVKQRQQIANRLKRIYSELDALDEKGEFGRATQPLISGVVTFGASTNFITPQPTDNADDVTRAIAEAPTDPSGVENTFTAVSQVLSQWGDYRHTQNRRLMILVITDEAGDDHGPPLELAISRCRNFGAKAYVVGPAAPFGRRQGFVDYVAPEDGKTYRLPVDLGPETVVAEGVDLPFWYDGPQYTYLSSGFGPYALTRLVHETGGIYFMTNLTTTQSLSITGEFDSQKMKPFEPEYRYGTPQDLLRVLSKNPLRASVVTAAEFSQATKIRSLGTPPMEFRVQPGNFRQQLTRAQESVAITSAAIERILANYPQGMERQGADKFLAQEKHPRWRVAFMLGYGRLLAQKARAYEYNSACAQLKTKMGDEDVAKKSNHWIFRPEPELQYAPIFKKTADQANKLLQMVIDEAPGTPWALLAQRELQDGFGIRVVERFIPPPPPVTARPQPPAQPKLAPKFAPEPKPQKPAPPPPPKPVLPKL